The following DNA comes from Acidobacteriota bacterium.
CGTACCTTCCTGGGCTCGTACCAGTTCCACGCGGCTCCGCTCGGCCCAAATTGCCACCTGGTCGATCGCCGCCGCCCGGAACGTATCGCAGGCCCCTATAATCACCTTCTTCCCCTCCGAGGCGAATCGCGTGGCCAGCTTGCCGATGGTGGTCGTCTTGCCGACCCCGTTCACTCCGGTGATAAGCCACACGACGGGTTTCGGGTCGCTCTCGTGGAACAGCGCGCCGTTTTCCCGGGACAGGATAGCGGCTATATTCTCCTTGAGCAGCGCCACGGCGCTCTCGCCGTCGGTCAGGCGGCGCTCGCGGGCGGATTGCCGTACTTGCTCGATCAGTTGCCGGGTTGTCCTGACGCCGACGTCAGCTTCGATCAGAATCTCCTCGATGTCCTCCAGCAGGTCATCGTCGAGCCGGCGCCGGCTGACGACCCGGGAGATCTTCCCGAAAATGTTCTCT
Coding sequences within:
- the ftsY gene encoding signal recognition particle-docking protein FtsY, coding for MRSGFEKLRESLSRTKENIFGKISRVVSRRRLDDDLLEDIEEILIEADVGVRTTRQLIEQVRQSARERRLTDGESAVALLKENIAAILSRENGALFHESDPKPVVWLITGVNGVGKTTTIGKLATRFASEGKKVIIGACDTFRAAAIDQVAIWAERSRVELVRAQEGTDPGAVAFDAASAARARGADLLLIDTAGRLHTKSNLMEELRKIRRVIQKAAPEAAIYNKLIIDGNTGQNALTQVGVFTEAVGCDGLIITKLDGTAKGGVVIAVAEELGVQVDFIGIGEAIDDLQRFDSKQFAEALFT